The Kluyveromyces lactis strain NRRL Y-1140 chromosome B complete sequence genome contains a region encoding:
- the CWP1 gene encoding Cwp1p (some similarities with uniprot|P28319 Saccharomyces cerevisiae YKL096W CWP1 Cell wall mannoprotein linked to a beta-1 3- and beta-1 6-glucan heteropolymer through a phosphodiester bond involved in cell wall organization) translates to MRFSTAFSVALLSFAKLIVADSEQFGLVTIRSGSALQYAGVYSKDGALYFGSGDSLSGVITDDGKLKFTDNTYAVVGDDGYLTASSDESTASTGFSIKSGYLAYADKNGFYGVLEDSSYKVATKSESSDSLPVAISARGSDGQVVPDFSADGSSSSSSAAPESSSETSSAAPETSSAAPETTTIAPETTSKDSNVVQTVAPVSQIGDGQIQATTGTQSVWIKTESGNNAGKVTFGAGAGIAAIAALLL, encoded by the coding sequence atgagATTCTCTACTGCCTTTTCCGTTGCTCTATTGTCTTTCGCTAAATTGATTGTTGCTGATTCTGAGCAATTCGGTCTAGTCACCATCAGATCCGGTTCTGCTTTGCAATATGCTGGTGTCTACAGTAAAGACGGTGCTTTATACTTCGGTAGTGGCGACTCTTTGTCTGGTGTAATCACTGATGATGGTAAATTGAAGTTCACTGACAACACTTACGCTGTTGTTGGCGACGATGGTTACCTAActgcttcttctgatgAATCTACTGCTTCCACGGGTTTCTCCATCAAGAGCGGTTATTTGGCTTACGCTGACAAAAACGGCTTCTACGGTGTCTTAGAAGACAGCTCATACAAGGTTGCTACTAAGAGTGAAAGCAGTGACAGCTTGCCTGTTGCTATCTCTGCTAGAGGTTCTGACGGCCAAGTTGTCCCAGACTTCTCTGCTGACGgttcctcttcctcttcctcaGCTGCTCCAGAAAGTAGTTCTGAAACTTCCTCAGCTGCCCCAGAAACTTCCTCAGCTGCCCCAGAAACCACTACCATTGCTCCAGAAACCACATCAAAGGATTCTAACGTCGTCCAAACTGTTGCCCCAGTCTCTCAAATCGGTGATGGCCAAATTCAAGCTACCACTGGTACTCAATCCGTCTGGATCAAGACTGAATCCGGCAACAACGCTGGCAAGGTCACCTTCGGTGCCGGTGCTGGTATCGCCGCCATCGCTGCTCTATTGTTGTAA
- the NAM7 gene encoding ATP-dependent RNA helicase NAM7 (similar to uniprot|P30771 Saccharomyces cerevisiae YMR080C NAM7 ATP-dependent RNA helicase of the SFI superfamily required for nonsense mediated mRNA decay and for efficient translation termination at nonsense codons): MTMRLPNEPFDSDSDSNESVSLRDDDDKNFFYDTDEMLDEEYSEFHGTAANTDPIAEHACAYCGIDNTSCVVKCNICSKWFCNSKNGTNSSHIVNHLVLSHHSSVSLHPDSELGDTTLECYNCGRTNVFVLGFVPAKSEAVVVLLCRLPCAKMKNVNWDTDNWQPLIEERKMLSWVAEEPSEEDQLKARMITPSQITKLEARWKSNKNATIMDIDMVEQDEDIPPTLMRYTDAYQYQRSFGPLIQLEADYDKQLKESQALEHISVTWDLALNNRHLATFALSTFESNELKVAVGDEMILKYSGPQHADWTGKGFIIQLPNSFKDEFTLELKPSQKTPPTNCTTGFTAVFVWRGTSYIRMQEALRKFAVTKKSLSGFLYYKILGQEVPDVEFDVELPKSIFVPHFTELNQSQSNAVKHVLQRPLSLIQGPPGTGKTVTSATIVYHLSKIHKQRVLVCAPSNVAVDHLAAKLHSMGLKVVRLTAKSREDVESSVSELALHNLVSRSAEGKLKKLLNLKEKTGELSSSDTTKFVKLVRKSEATIIQKADVICCTCVGAGDKRLDYKFRTVLIDESTQASEPECLIPIVKGAKQVVLVGDHQQLGPVILDRKAGDAGLKQSLFERLISLGHIPIRLEVQYRMNPQLSEFPSNMFYEGSLQNGVTIEQRTIARSTFPWPIHTIPMMFWANYGREEISGNGTSYLNRIEAMNCEKIITRLFKDGVKPEQIGVITPYEGQRAYVVQYMQMNGSMEKSLYMGVEVASVDAFQGREKDYIILSCVRANERNTIGFLSDPRRLNVALTRAKYGLIILGNPRALSRNSLWSHLLLHFREKGCLVEGFLDNLQLCTVQLTKPSRAPRKAPSNNSSYTQYAGQRDFDTQSLVSFGGQNVVEKSFIPNTDLSSLLNQQYWNGQSFDTQSRLSATHPVNQYDKDAVNFDGSLSNGLRKYNGVGSKYQTIDEESTLNILKSLDIN; encoded by the coding sequence ATGACGATGCGTTTGCCAAATGAACCGTTTGATTCAGATTCGGACTCAAACGaatctgtttctttgaGAGACGATGACGACAAAAACTTTTTCTACGATACTGATGAGATGCTGGACGAGGAATACTCTGAGTTCCACGGCACTGCTGCTAATACAGATCCTATTGCGGAACATGCTTGTGCATATTGTGGTATTGATAATACTTCATGTGTTGTCAAGTGTAACATTTGCAGCAAATGGTTTTGTAATTCGAAAAATGGTACTAATAGTTCCCATATTGTGAACCATTTAGTTTTATCCCATCATTCTTCAGTTTCATTACATCCAGACTCAGAGCTAGGAGATACTACTTTGGAATGCTACAATTGTGGACGTACTAATGTGTTTGTTCTTGGTTTTGTTCCGGCTAAGAGTGAGGCTGTTGTGGTCTTGTTGTGCAGATTGCCTTGTGCTAAAATGAAGAATGTTAATTGGGATACAGATAACTGGCAACCacttattgaagaaaggaAGATGCTATCTTGGGTGGCAGAAGAACcaagtgaagaagatcagTTGAAGGCCAGGATGATTACTCCATCTCAAATTACGAAATTGGAAGCAAGATggaaatcaaacaaaaacgCTACAATTATGGATATTGATATGGTCgaacaagatgaagatattcCTCCGACTTTGATGAGATACACTGATGCTTATCAGTACCAAAGATCATTTGGTCCTTTGATTCAGTTAGAAGCAGATTATGATAAGCAATTAAAGGAATCACAGGCCTTAGAACACATCTCTGTCACATGGGATTTAGCATTGAACAACAGACATCTAGCTACTTTTGCATTATCCACATTCGAATCTAACGAATTAAAAGTTGCCGTTGGTGATGAGATGATTTTAAAGTATAGTGGTCCACAACATGCAGATTGGACAGGAAAAGGTTTCATCATCCAGCTACCAAAcagtttcaaagatgaatttactcttgaattgaaaccaaGTCAAAAAACTCCACCAACTAATTGTACTACAGGATTTACAGCAGTTTTTGTATGGAGGGGAACTTCTTATATTAGAATGCAAGAAGCGTTAAGAAAATTTGCTGTCACCAAAAAATCATTATCAGGGTTCTTGTATTATAAGATATTGGGCCAAGAGGTTCCAGATGTGGAATTTGATGTAGAATTACCCAAAAGCATTTTTGTGCCTCACTTCACCGAGTTAAACCAATCTCAAAGTAATGCTGTGAAGCATGTTTTACAAAGACCTTTATCATTGATCCAGGGACCTCCTGGTACCGGTAAAACCGTCACTTCAGCTACCATTGTTTATCATTTGTCTAAAATCCACAAACAGCGTGTTTTAGTTTGTGCACCATCTAACGTTGCAGTGGATCATCTTGCTGCCAAGTTGCACAGTATGGGTTTAAAGGTAGTACGATTAACTGCTAAAAGTAGAGAAGATGTGGAGAGCTCAGTGTCCGAGTTAGCATTGCATAACTTGGTCAGCAGGTCTGCAGAAGGTAAACTCAAAAAACTTCTCAATCTTAAGGAAAAAACAGGGGAACTTTCCTCATCGGATACCACGAAATTTGTGAAGTTAGTGAGAAAATCAGAAGCTACCATCATTCAAAAAGCTGATGTTATTTGCTGTACTTGCGTCGGCGCTGGTGATAAAAGATTGGACTATAAGTTCCGCACAGTATTGATCGATGAAAGTACTCAAGCGTCAGAACCTGAATGTTTGATCCCTATCGTCAAGGGAGCCAAACAAGTTGTTCTAGTTGGTGATCATCAGCAACTTGGTCCTGTCATTTTAGATAGAAAAGCTGGTGACGCTGGTTTGAAACAatctttgtttgaaagattAATTTCCTTGGGTCACATTCCTATTAGATTGGAAGTCCAATATAGAATGAATCCACAATTAAGCGAATTCCCAAGCAACATGTTCTACGAAGGTAGTTTACAGAATGGTGTCACCATCGAGCAACGTACTATTGCAAGATCTACCTTTCCATGGCCAATTCATACTATCCCTATGATGTTTTGGGCTAACTATGGTCGTGAAGAGATCTCAGGCAATGGTACTTCCTACTTGAACAGAATTGAAGCCATGAACTGTGAAAAGATCATTACAAGACTATTCAAAGATGGTGTCAAACCAGAACAGATTGGTGTTATAACTCCTTATGAGGGGCAGAGAGCATATGTTGTACAATATATGCAAATGAATGGTTCGATGGAAAAATCATTGTACATGGGCGTTGAAGTGGCATCAGTAGATGCTTTCCAAGGTAGAGAAAAAGACTATATTATTTTGTCTTGTGTCCGTGCCAATGAGAGAAACACCATTGGTTTCTTGAGTGACCCACGTCGTCTAAATGTTGCGTTGACTCGTGCTAAATACGGTCTAATAATATTGGGTAACCCAAGGGCACTATCTCGCAATAGCTTATGGAGTCATCTACTACTTCATTTCAGAGAAAAGGGTTGTCTTGTTGAAGGGTTTTTGGATAATTTACAACTCTGCACAGTCCAATTGACGAAACCTTCTAGGGCACCCAGGAAAGCCCCATCCAACAACAGTAGTTATACACAATATGCTGGTCAGAGAGACTTTGACACTCAAAGTTTGGTCTCATTCGGTGGCCAAAACGTCGTTGAAAAATCTTTTATTCCAAACACGGACTTGTCTTCGTTATTGAACCAACAATATTGGAATGGACAGTCTTTTGATACACAATCGCGCTTAAGTGCTACGCATCCTGTTAACCAATACGATAAAGACGCGGTCAATTTTGATGGAAGTTTATCCAATGGCTTAAGGAAGTACAATGGAGTGGGCTCAAAGTATCAAACcattgatgaagaatcaACGTTAAACATACTCAAGAGTTTGGACATCAATTGA
- the YJU3 gene encoding acylglycerol lipase (similar to uniprot|P28321 Saccharomyces cerevisiae YKL094W YJU3 Protein of unknown function localizes to lipid particles) yields the protein MSFPYESEVKTEIPTLQKEEFNDATFTYMKWPSSLKKHERNTHTNTTDVEDEQVITKCRVLIVHGFCEYYKIYYKLMDNLALNGVESFMFDQRGSGDTSPGKERGKTDEVATFADLNHFIEMNLKECEPVDRKLFLFGHSMGGGIALNYGCNGKYKDKIAGIITTGPLIELHPNSRPNFILRCLAPALASVLPRFTIDTALNVDGITSDEDYKELLRTDPKLKLTGSFKQIYDMLERGKKLVNDPYVAKTFKSPLLIMHGKADTINDPDSSEKFVNERIPQVEDKTVKIYNDAKHSLLSIEVDSVFQESFKDMIDWINAHV from the coding sequence ATGTCTTTTCCATACGAAAGCGAGGTCAAAACAGAAATTCCAACACttcagaaagaagaattcaaCGATGCAACCTTCACCTACATGAAATGGCCTTCCAGCCTTAAGAAGCACGAGCGTAACACTCACACTAACACCACTGATGTAGAAGACGAACAAGTTATTACAAAGTGCAGAGTTTTGATTGTACATGGATTCTGTGAATACTACAAGATTTATTACAAACTTATGGATAATTTAGCTTTGAATGGTGTTGAAAGTTTTATGTTCGATCAAAGAGGATCTGGTGATACCTCCCCAGGAAAGGAGAGGGGGAAAACCGATGAAGTTGCCACTTTTGCTGATTTAAACCATTTCATCGAGATGAACTTGAAAGAGTGTGAACCCGTAGATCGCAAATTGTTCCTTTTTGGCCATTCCATGGGTGGCGGAATCGCATTGAACTACGGGTGTAATGGTAAGTACAAGGATAAAATCGCAGGAATCATTACGACAGGCCCTTTGATTGAATTGCATCCTAACTCAAGACCCAATTTCATTCTGCGTTGCCTGGCACCTGCACTAGCAAGCGTGTTGCCGAGGTTCACGATCGATACAGCATTGAATGTGGACGGGATTACAAGCGATGAAGATTACAAGGAGTTGTTAAGAACAGACCCTAAGCTAAAGTTAACGGgttctttcaaacaaatctACGATATGCTAGAAAGAGGCAAGAAGTTGGTGAATGACCCATATGTTGCAAAGACATTTAAAAGCCCACTATTGATAATGCATGGGAAGGCCGACACTATCAACGACCCGGATTCATCCGAAAAGTTCGTCAATGAAAGGATACCTCAGGTCGAGGACAAGACTGTAAAGATTTATAACGATGCAAAACATTCATTATTATCAATAGAAGTGGATTCCGTTTTCCAAGAATCGTTTAAAGACATGATCGACTGGATCAACGCACATGTATAA
- the MBR1 gene encoding Mbr1p (weakly similar to uniprot|P23493 Saccharomyces cerevisiae YKL093W MBR1 Protein involved in mitochondrial functions and stress response), which produces MLDERLESDEGVKPLVCHCGCPNERGSIFERSVQDPFCSTFYNDDQEPLEIHSRAEDSLYELNPLQEETLYYKIPSDNEEEFQEVELGGNPFRSNMMRGDTSLKGKIGSPSKCGCVVCSNCHGLRKPRSKSSASYNGYSFSLDSNPVSRTNSIVIPLSKQPTRQSIASSVGCLDTNNTINNNSLSFGSPTNITDEGAIDPKSSNGSRSSISLSTNAIPTHLYSLERYVSSELDSATESFFDKSKQLSDEASTHGTEDTVSSSLAKMSLRTSPQSSNSTIANPNTYTNRTIPEIPSGTQSINQYSSSHPPPFLDARKRRKSFIEQALSESFS; this is translated from the coding sequence ATGTTGGATGAACGTCTGGAATCAGATGAAGGAGTAAAGCCTTTAGTGTGCCATTGTGGTTGTCCCAATGAAAGAGGCTCCATATTTGAGAGATCAGTGCAGGACCCCTTTTGCTCTACTTTTTACAATGATGATCAAGAACCACTCGAGATACACAGTCGTGCAGAAGATTCACTGTATGAATTGAATCCATTGCAGGAGGAAACGCTGTACTATAAGATTCCCAgtgataatgaagaagagtttCAGGAGGTAGAGCTTGGAGGGAACCCATTCCGTTCGAATATGATGCGTGGAGATACTTCTTTGAAGGGGAAAATTGGATCACCATCAAAGTGTGGTTGTGTGGTATGTTCGAACTGCCACGGGCTAAGGAAACCTAGATCGAAATCGTCCGCTTCTTACAATGGATACAGTTTCTCGCTAGATTCAAACCCAGTCTCAAGGACAAACAGTATAGTCATTCCATTGTCTAAACAACCCACAAGACAGAGCAttgcttcttctgttgGATGTCTAGATACAAACAATACCATAAATAATAACAGTCTCTCTTTTGGATCCCCAACTAATATCACTGACGAGGGCGCAATAGATCCTAAATCTTCCAATGGATCAAGATCGTCCATTAGCTTATCTACAAATGCCATTCCAACACACTTATACAGCTTGGAGAGATACGTAAGTTCTGAATTGGATTCAGCGACGGAatccttctttgataaGTCAAAACAATTGTCAGACGAAGCTTCAACTCATGGAACAGAAGACACCGTCTCTTCATCGTTGGCAAAAATGTCATTACGAACTTCACCTCAAAGTTCAAATAGCACAATTGCCAATCCAAACACCTACACTAATAGAACCATACCAGAAATACCGTCAGGAACTCAATCAATTAACCAATATTCATCTTCACATCCACCACCATTTTTGGACgcaagaaaaagaagaaagtcTTTCATTGAACAGGCTTTATCAGAGAGTTTCTCATAA
- the YJU2 gene encoding mRNA splicing protein YJU2 (similar to uniprot|P28320 Saccharomyces cerevisiae YKL095W YJU2 Essential nuclear protein putative spliceosomal component involved in mRNA splicing based on computational analysis of large-scale protein-protein interaction data) has translation MSERKSTNKYYPPDYDPVKAEREARKLSKRLKTMNKDTITIRLMTPFSMRCLKCNDFIPKSRKFNAKKETLPEKYLDKIRLYRFEIRCPSCNNVISFKTNPQTGDYTMDVGGVKNFISTADKNGSEPNKEIPENETLEQMLERLEREQELENEKGQDDGRDRMEIIEEKLAKLQREQEDDVELEKIAEREQIRIEKLEEYNHSRKRKQEDQDTLDDMIAEQAFHDHVVKPDDENGQDAGQDASNRITVVPTKLALKKKKNPLGVKLKRKKV, from the coding sequence ATGTCCGAGCGTAAATCAACAAACAAATACTACCCACCAGACTATGATCCGGTGAAGGCTGAGCGAGAGGCCAGAAAGCTCTCCAAACGGCTTAAAACGATGAACAAGGATACCATCACTATTAGATTGATGACTCCATTTAGCATGCGGTGTCTGAAATGTAATGACTTCATACCGAAGAGCAGGAAATTTAATGCAAAGAAGGAAACCTTACCTGAGAAGTACTTAGACAAGATCCGTTTATATCGTTTTGAGATACGATGTCCAAGTTGTAACAAtgttatttctttcaagacTAATCCACAGACTGGAGATTATACAATGGATGTAGGCGGAGTTAAGAATTTTATCAGTACCGCTGATAAAAATGGGTCGGAACCCAATAAGGAGATCCCGGAGAATGAGACTTTAGAACAGATGTTGGAAAGATTAGAGAGAGAGCAAGAGTTGGAAAACGAGAAAGGACAAGATGATGGCAGAGATAGAATGGAGATTATAGAGGAAAAACTAGCCAAATTACAACGAGAACAGGAGGACGAtgttgaattggaaaaaatcGCCGAAAGAGAACAAATAAGAATAGAGAAACTAGAAGAATACAATCACTCAAGAAAGCGCAAACAAGAAGATCAGGACACTTTAGATGATATGATTGCAGAACAAGCTTTTCATGATCATGTTGTTAAACCAGACGATGAGAACGGTCAGGACGCCGGTCAAGATGCAAGTAACAGAATTACTGTGGTACCGACGAAATTAGcattaaagaaaaaaaagaatccaCTTGGAGTGAAGctgaagaggaagaaggTATGA